One part of the Nostoc sp. PCC 7120 = FACHB-418 genome encodes these proteins:
- a CDS encoding DUF262 domain-containing protein yields MQPESTSLGDLFCRRIPFKVPKYQRAFDWEQEEIDDFIKDLLVLYNSRKINPNQPRKHFFGGLVSIKQHIPNSYTGNLYDLVDGQQRLATFTLTIASLVNAFESLANESEIEKNTEIAQAAKSYASTTKDEYLVYKEVINGQLQPRLRLTLSKADHVFFEDLRGYL; encoded by the coding sequence ATGCAGCCCGAAAGCACATCCTTGGGAGATTTATTTTGTCGCCGAATTCCTTTCAAAGTGCCAAAATACCAAAGAGCTTTTGATTGGGAGCAGGAAGAAATTGATGACTTTATTAAAGATTTGTTAGTGCTGTATAATTCAAGAAAAATTAATCCAAACCAGCCAAGAAAGCATTTCTTTGGTGGATTAGTAAGTATAAAACAGCATATACCTAACAGTTATACAGGAAATTTATATGATTTAGTAGATGGTCAGCAAAGGCTAGCAACTTTTACATTAACAATTGCTTCCCTTGTTAATGCTTTTGAATCACTTGCTAATGAATCTGAAATTGAAAAAAATACAGAAATCGCACAAGCAGCTAAATCTTATGCAAGTACGACAAAAGACGAATATTTAGTATATAAGGAAGTAATTAATGGTCAATTACAGCCTCGTCTTCGTCTTACTCTCTCAAAAGCAGATCATGTCTTTTTTGAAGACCTAAGAGGCTATTTATAA
- a CDS encoding IS5 family transposase (programmed frameshift), protein MRRKSYSTDLNDSEWAILAPLIPPAKCGGHPRTTDMREVCNAIYYHLKTGCQWDMLPGDFPPSSTVYSYYRKWQKRGIWEQMNHTLRDQVRQKMGKSTQPTAIAADSQSVKTTGKKGDVYGFDGGKKVKGRKRQTLVDSLGLLLKVVVSEANAGERLLAAYTLMELLEERPELLEKVEVIWVDSGYDGDKFALSVWLMIQAHVEVIRRTNQEFQVLPKRWVVERTFGWLNQYRRLSKDYERLPEMSEAAIYAVMTRIMLRRLVV, encoded by the exons ATGAGACGAAAGTCTTATTCTACAGACCTTAATGACTCAGAATGGGCAATTTTAGCTCCTTTGATTCCACCCGCTAAATGCGGTGGGCATCCCCGAACAACTGATATGCGAGAAGTATGCAACGCTATCTACTACCATCTGAAAACAGGTTGTCAGTGGGATATGCTTCCAGGGGATTTTCCTCCTAGTTCAACTGTTTACAGCTACTATCGTAAATGGCAAAAACGAGGTATCTGGGAGCAAATGAATCATACTTTGCGCGATCAAGTTCGTCAAAAAATGGGGAAGTCAACTCAACCCACGGCGATCGCGGCAGACAGCCAGTCGGTAAAAACGACTG GAAAAAAGGGGGATGTGTACGGTTTTGATGGTGGCAAGAAGGTAAAAGGACGAAAGCGGCAAACTTTGGTTGATAGTCTGGGACTTTTGTTAAAAGTGGTTGTAAGTGAAGCAAATGCTGGAGAAAGATTACTTGCCGCCTATACTTTGATGGAACTGTTAGAAGAGCGTCCAGAATTACTGGAAAAAGTTGAAGTCATCTGGGTTGATTCCGGCTATGACGGTGATAAATTTGCGCTCTCTGTTTGGCTGATGATTCAAGCTCATGTTGAGGTAATCCGGCGTACTAATCAAGAATTTCAGGTTTTGCCCAAACGGTGGGTAGTAGAAAGAACATTTGGCTGGTTAAACCAGTACCGTCGTCTCAGTAAGGATTATGAGCGTCTCCCAGAAATGAGTGAGGCTGCCATATATGCCGTTATGACTCGTATTATGCTACGTCGTCTAGTCGTCTAA
- a CDS encoding HNH endonuclease family protein, with protein sequence MEDNWDTILSYPATEVEQFFRNYYASHQGKGAAKRNLADTFRDDIFKFPPGFVLESSDTEEAKKVSKTISDIKNEQQVFIEVSERRWPYREATASDWQQERLQRLIKVLRHTLCIPLLLSFYHCLSEKEFIEVIDILERFAFRYITIVGAHAEKISTIYYDHAKLIRQAPQDYKISTLRSELKAVQEKYAPDETFESLLMQKLSYQDNSSKKMIIRHFLTTLEDHTGWYSNGANGKPKPNEISIFDLSKVTIEHIYPQNVNSNLISEELEPWKHDIGNLSFWPGRNNSTASNKLFADKRNLYELSNVTLNRELAKLDDWNIQQFQQRKIKLLKMAKKIFTV encoded by the coding sequence GTGGAAGATAACTGGGACACAATACTGAGTTATCCAGCAACAGAAGTAGAACAATTCTTTAGAAATTACTATGCTTCTCATCAGGGAAAAGGTGCAGCTAAGAGAAATTTAGCAGATACTTTTCGAGATGATATATTTAAATTTCCGCCCGGATTTGTTTTAGAAAGTTCTGATACTGAAGAAGCTAAAAAAGTATCTAAGACTATTTCTGATATAAAAAACGAGCAACAAGTTTTTATAGAAGTATCAGAACGAAGATGGCCATATCGAGAAGCAACTGCTTCCGATTGGCAACAAGAAAGGCTACAACGTTTAATAAAAGTATTAAGGCATACACTTTGTATACCACTATTATTGAGTTTTTATCATTGCCTTTCAGAAAAAGAATTTATAGAAGTCATAGACATTTTAGAGCGTTTTGCTTTTCGTTATATTACTATTGTAGGAGCGCACGCTGAAAAAATATCTACAATATATTATGACCATGCAAAGTTGATCAGACAAGCACCTCAGGATTATAAAATTTCCACTTTAAGAAGTGAACTAAAAGCTGTACAAGAGAAGTATGCTCCTGACGAAACTTTTGAATCTTTATTAATGCAAAAATTAAGCTATCAAGATAATTCTTCCAAAAAGATGATCATAAGACATTTTTTAACTACCTTGGAAGATCATACTGGCTGGTACTCTAATGGTGCAAATGGTAAACCAAAGCCAAACGAGATTAGCATTTTCGATTTGAGTAAAGTCACGATAGAGCATATATATCCACAAAACGTCAATAGTAATTTAATCTCAGAAGAGCTTGAACCGTGGAAGCATGACATTGGTAATTTATCTTTTTGGCCTGGACGCAACAATAGCACTGCAAGTAATAAGCTATTTGCTGATAAAAGAAATCTTTATGAGCTTTCCAATGTAACTTTAAATAGAGAACTTGCAAAATTGGACGACTGGAATATCCAGCAATTCCAACAAAGAAAAATTAAATTACTAAAAATGGCAAAAAAAATATTTACTGTTTAG
- a CDS encoding DUF433 domain-containing protein, producing the protein MTNWHEHININPQTCHGKPHITGTQVMVSVILDNLAEGLTFEEIVKDYPALTLEKIKAAIAYAAQLTKTEELQISHENNSNFSQSTSSQGEIESTFITLAKQWRDETRGISSTNQMSMHPAYQQIIGMGETIIPLLLRELERKSGRWFWALKSISREDPVPSEFRGNTKEMTRAWLEWGKQRGYEW; encoded by the coding sequence ATGACCAACTGGCACGAACATATTAATATTAATCCTCAAACTTGTCATGGTAAACCACACATTACAGGTACACAAGTAATGGTTTCAGTCATCCTTGATAACCTTGCGGAAGGATTGACATTTGAGGAAATAGTCAAAGATTATCCAGCACTAACATTAGAAAAAATCAAAGCTGCAATTGCTTATGCGGCACAACTGACGAAGACAGAAGAACTGCAAATATCGCATGAAAATAATTCTAATTTTTCTCAAAGCACCTCTAGTCAGGGAGAAATAGAATCAACTTTCATAACACTAGCCAAGCAATGGCGTGATGAAACTCGTGGTATATCATCTACTAATCAAATGTCAATGCACCCTGCTTATCAACAAATAATAGGAATGGGTGAAACTATCATACCTTTATTGTTAAGAGAGCTTGAGAGAAAATCTGGACGTTGGTTTTGGGCATTAAAATCTATTTCTAGAGAAGATCCTGTACCTTCGGAGTTTAGAGGAAACACAAAAGAAATGACTAGAGCTTGGCTGGAGTGGGGTAAGCAAAGGGGTTATGAGTGGTAG
- a CDS encoding DUF7689 domain-containing protein, with protein MVGNNAWDNYVKTFIERDYPNLIIHGYKLTSPDTTEYNCVAWAGEDDQTWWWPDAQNQEYWPPDVPREETLEAFQAAFRTLGYEVCQDDSLEPRFQKISIYINSSKVPTHVARQLPDGKWTSKLGQDEDIEHNNLQGLTGNPGYGEVACIMKRPI; from the coding sequence GTGGTAGGTAATAACGCTTGGGATAACTATGTAAAAACTTTTATTGAACGTGATTATCCCAACTTAATTATCCACGGATACAAGTTAACGAGTCCAGATACAACTGAATATAACTGTGTTGCATGGGCAGGAGAAGATGATCAAACTTGGTGGTGGCCAGATGCTCAAAATCAAGAATATTGGCCGCCTGATGTTCCTAGAGAAGAAACTCTTGAGGCGTTTCAAGCAGCATTTCGGACACTTGGTTATGAAGTTTGCCAAGATGATAGTTTAGAACCAAGATTTCAAAAAATTTCAATATATATTAATTCCAGCAAAGTACCAACTCATGTTGCTAGGCAATTACCTGACGGTAAATGGACAAGCAAGCTTGGTCAAGATGAAGATATAGAGCATAATAATTTACAAGGTTTAACTGGCAATCCTGGTTATGGTGAAGTTGCTTGCATCATGAAAAGACCAATTTAA
- a CDS encoding cysteine hydrolase family protein produces MQLPIPPHFNSAKVGEVWRVPYQERAAEAEAWAKQHNIQPAAFDKIRICLLLIDVQNTFCIPEFELFVGGESGTGAVDDNRRICEFIYHNLGLITKIIPTLDTHTATQIFHPIFWVNESSEHPTPAATSITLTDIEKGIWKVNPDVANSITHGDYELLEKHAYHYVKQLSQDGKYPLTVWPYHSMLGGIGHALVSAVEEAIFFHGIARHSQTQFEIKGDNPLTENYSVLRPEVLIGFDENPLADKNQKLIKQLLEFDAVIIAGQAKSHCVAWTIDDLLTEIQQVDTALAKKVYLLEDASSPVVVPGVVDYTEQADAAFAKFQAAGMQIVKSTESIDKWLQETT; encoded by the coding sequence ATGCAGCTACCTATACCCCCACACTTTAACTCAGCAAAAGTTGGCGAAGTTTGGCGCGTACCTTACCAAGAACGTGCAGCAGAAGCGGAAGCATGGGCAAAACAACACAACATCCAACCAGCAGCTTTTGATAAAATCCGTATTTGTTTATTGCTAATAGATGTGCAGAACACCTTTTGCATCCCAGAATTTGAATTATTTGTGGGTGGTGAATCTGGGACTGGTGCTGTAGATGATAATCGGAGAATATGTGAATTTATCTATCACAACTTGGGTCTAATCACAAAAATTATTCCTACCTTAGATACCCATACTGCCACGCAGATTTTTCACCCCATATTTTGGGTGAATGAGTCAAGCGAACATCCTACACCAGCAGCTACTAGTATTACTCTTACAGATATTGAAAAAGGGATTTGGAAAGTTAACCCAGATGTGGCTAACAGTATTACTCATGGGGATTATGAATTATTAGAAAAACACGCTTATCATTACGTAAAACAACTAAGTCAAGATGGGAAATATCCTTTGACTGTTTGGCCTTACCATTCTATGTTGGGTGGTATAGGTCATGCGTTAGTTTCTGCTGTGGAAGAAGCAATATTTTTTCATGGTATAGCTCGTCACAGTCAAACACAGTTTGAGATTAAGGGTGACAATCCGTTAACAGAAAATTATTCTGTGTTACGTCCAGAAGTATTAATTGGTTTTGATGAAAATCCGCTAGCTGATAAAAATCAAAAATTAATTAAGCAGCTTTTAGAATTTGATGCTGTGATTATTGCTGGACAAGCAAAAAGTCATTGCGTTGCTTGGACAATTGATGATTTATTAACAGAAATTCAACAAGTAGATACAGCCCTTGCTAAAAAAGTTTATTTACTAGAAGATGCCTCTTCTCCTGTTGTGGTTCCTGGTGTTGTAGATTATACAGAACAAGCAGATGCCGCATTTGCTAAGTTCCAAGCAGCAGGGATGCAAATTGTTAAATCTACTGAATCTATCGATAAATGGTTACAGGAAACTACTTAA
- a CDS encoding LysM peptidoglycan-binding domain-containing M23 family metallopeptidase — translation MTVSYRLLLLCSLASTIGLTTILPNANKVNAAVAGCPIPALSRFKRHKVVRGDTLVTIAQRYNLSPETLIGMNPSLHDGSSPSVGSELQIPPYNGVVVEVPQGQTWRQIATRYKVRPDTLFEINGCQANPRIVFIPGVNWSPNGSFTHSPRPSTARASAQLAGYPFSQAVEVGLPYGWQINPNTGEVFFHSGVDLLAALGTPVEAIAPGTVVFAKEQGTYGNLVIINHNGGLQSRYAHLDSINVKVGQKVNQGQLLGTVGTTGQPTAKQPHLHFEVRVSSSLGWVAENPKDYLKP, via the coding sequence ATGACTGTTTCCTACCGTCTGCTTTTACTCTGTAGTTTAGCCAGCACTATTGGACTGACGACTATACTCCCAAATGCAAACAAGGTTAACGCTGCTGTGGCGGGTTGCCCAATTCCAGCTTTATCTCGCTTCAAGCGCCATAAAGTGGTTCGTGGCGATACGTTAGTAACCATAGCCCAACGCTACAATCTCAGCCCGGAAACGCTGATTGGCATGAATCCATCTCTCCATGATGGTTCTTCCCCATCTGTGGGTAGCGAGTTACAAATTCCTCCTTACAACGGGGTGGTGGTGGAAGTGCCTCAGGGTCAAACTTGGCGGCAGATAGCTACGAGATACAAGGTTCGTCCTGATACTCTATTTGAGATTAATGGCTGTCAAGCAAATCCCAGAATTGTGTTTATTCCTGGGGTGAATTGGTCGCCTAATGGCTCTTTTACCCATTCTCCTAGACCTTCCACTGCTAGAGCTTCTGCTCAGTTAGCTGGCTATCCTTTTTCTCAGGCTGTGGAGGTAGGGTTACCTTATGGCTGGCAGATTAACCCCAATACGGGTGAAGTATTTTTCCACAGTGGTGTGGATTTATTGGCAGCATTGGGGACTCCTGTTGAGGCGATCGCACCAGGTACGGTAGTCTTTGCTAAGGAGCAGGGTACTTACGGCAATTTGGTCATCATTAACCACAATGGCGGACTCCAAAGCCGCTACGCCCATCTTGACAGCATAAATGTTAAGGTTGGTCAAAAAGTTAATCAAGGCCAGTTACTCGGCACTGTCGGCACTACAGGACAACCTACAGCCAAACAACCTCATCTTCATTTTGAAGTGCGTGTTAGTTCATCTCTAGGTTGGGTGGCAGAAAATCCTAAAGACTATTTGAAACCATAA
- a CDS encoding HhoA/HhoB/HtrA family serine endopeptidase: MNLSLKQLAVYLSLLVVGGSAGLLGSRYLLPQNRSFQQLKNVTVGLPSESVAPNAVKGSAANNGGDNVNFIASAVQKVGPAVVRINATRKVANPISDVLKNPLLRRFFGEDEQPIPQERIERGTGSGFILSEDGQLLTNAHVVADTDTVQVTLKDGRTFEGKVLGVDPITDVAVVKIPGKNLPTVDLGNSQNLIPGQWAIAIGNPLGLDNTVTIGIISATDRTSAQVGVPDKRVSFIQTDAAINPGNSGGPLLNAQGEVIGVNTAIRADAQGLGFAIPIETAARVANELFTKGSVQHPFLGIEMTDLSPSKKQQINIENKLNIRQDTGVVIKSVLDDSPAKKAGLLPGDVIQKINSKTVKTSAQVQKLVESSTVGDILAVEVNRSGEILTLKVQSGVYPNR, from the coding sequence ATGAATTTATCCCTAAAGCAACTGGCCGTTTATCTGTCTCTACTAGTGGTTGGTGGTAGTGCAGGTTTGTTAGGCAGTCGCTATCTCCTCCCACAAAATCGCTCGTTCCAACAACTCAAAAATGTCACAGTCGGTTTGCCCTCGGAGTCTGTAGCGCCTAATGCTGTAAAAGGCTCTGCGGCAAATAATGGAGGGGATAATGTCAATTTTATTGCTAGTGCTGTGCAGAAAGTTGGCCCGGCTGTAGTGCGAATTAATGCCACCCGTAAAGTCGCCAATCCCATCTCTGATGTTTTAAAGAATCCTCTATTGCGTCGATTTTTCGGTGAAGATGAACAGCCAATTCCGCAAGAACGAATTGAGAGGGGTACAGGTTCGGGATTTATTTTGAGCGAAGATGGGCAATTACTCACTAATGCTCATGTAGTAGCTGATACAGACACCGTACAAGTAACTCTTAAGGATGGCCGGACTTTTGAAGGGAAGGTACTGGGAGTTGACCCTATTACAGATGTAGCTGTTGTCAAAATCCCCGGAAAAAACTTGCCGACAGTGGATTTGGGGAATTCGCAAAATCTCATTCCGGGACAATGGGCGATCGCTATTGGCAATCCTCTCGGTTTAGATAATACTGTGACTATCGGCATTATCAGCGCTACCGACCGCACCAGCGCCCAAGTCGGTGTTCCTGATAAGCGAGTCAGTTTCATTCAAACAGATGCAGCAATTAACCCTGGTAATTCTGGCGGGCCTTTGTTAAACGCTCAAGGGGAAGTAATTGGAGTTAACACTGCTATTCGTGCAGATGCTCAAGGTCTTGGCTTTGCTATTCCTATAGAAACAGCCGCCCGTGTCGCTAATGAGCTTTTTACTAAGGGGAGTGTACAACATCCGTTTTTAGGGATTGAAATGACAGACTTGTCCCCTAGCAAAAAACAGCAAATAAATATTGAAAACAAGTTAAATATTCGACAAGACACTGGGGTGGTAATTAAAAGTGTCTTGGATGATTCCCCAGCCAAAAAAGCAGGCTTGCTCCCTGGTGATGTAATTCAAAAAATCAATAGTAAAACGGTGAAAACATCAGCCCAGGTACAAAAATTGGTCGAATCCAGCACAGTTGGAGATATCCTAGCCGTCGAAGTTAATCGCAGTGGTGAAATTCTCACCTTAAAGGTTCAGTCGGGAGTTTATCCCAACAGATAG
- a CDS encoding DUF760 domain-containing protein, translated as MVFDPDFLNDNSEEHTNQILSDHFGEHPNQLLKYLQHQSPEVLARVAQSVSPEIKQIISQNVQGLVGMLPAENFNVQITTDKENLAGLLASAMMTGYFLRQMEQRMQLDHLSNG; from the coding sequence ATGGTGTTTGATCCTGACTTCTTAAACGACAACTCCGAAGAACACACCAACCAAATTCTTTCTGACCATTTTGGGGAACACCCAAATCAGTTACTAAAGTATCTACAACATCAGTCTCCCGAAGTTCTAGCCCGTGTAGCCCAATCTGTCAGCCCGGAAATTAAACAAATTATTTCCCAGAACGTCCAAGGGTTAGTGGGAATGCTCCCCGCAGAAAATTTCAATGTCCAAATTACTACAGACAAAGAAAATCTAGCGGGGTTATTAGCATCGGCAATGATGACTGGATACTTCTTACGCCAAATGGAACAAAGGATGCAGTTAGATCATTTGTCTAATGGCTAA
- the scpB gene encoding SMC-Scp complex subunit ScpB — MNTATATKIEAILYLKGKPLSVGEIAEYAACDRATVEEGIIELMDSYAHRDSALEVVETTDGYSLQLRSDFQDLVQTMIPVELGLGALRTLAAIALNSPILQSDLIELRGSGVYQHVPELVELGFVRKRRDNESRSYSLQVTPKFHQYFQIEQLPQPFDNDQKEQQLELDLAVESRGVESREQGAGETTDNGQLTTNN, encoded by the coding sequence ATGAATACAGCCACAGCAACTAAGATAGAAGCGATTCTCTATTTAAAGGGTAAACCCCTATCGGTCGGTGAAATTGCCGAATATGCCGCGTGCGATCGCGCTACCGTAGAGGAAGGCATCATTGAATTAATGGACAGCTACGCCCACCGAGATAGCGCCTTGGAAGTCGTAGAAACTACAGATGGTTACAGTTTGCAACTACGTTCAGACTTCCAAGACTTAGTGCAGACAATGATTCCTGTAGAATTGGGGTTAGGTGCATTGCGGACATTAGCAGCGATCGCTCTCAATAGTCCCATCCTGCAAAGCGACTTGATTGAGCTACGCGGTTCCGGTGTATATCAACACGTACCAGAACTAGTTGAACTCGGTTTTGTCCGTAAGCGCCGAGATAATGAATCCCGTTCCTATTCACTCCAAGTCACACCAAAATTTCATCAATATTTCCAAATAGAGCAACTTCCTCAACCCTTCGACAATGACCAGAAAGAACAGCAGTTAGAACTAGACTTAGCTGTGGAGAGTAGGGGAGTAGAGAGCAGGGAGCAGGGAGCAGGGGAAACAACGGACAACGGACAACTGACAACTAACAACTGA
- the ispD gene encoding 2-C-methyl-D-erythritol 4-phosphate cytidylyltransferase, whose amino-acid sequence MYLLIPAAGVGKRMGCDRNKLLLEVRSQPIIAWTLLAAQAASEISWIGIISQPTDWPDFKSILANLQLTKPVEFILGGSTRQESVYNGLQALPTAAEQVLIHDGARCLATPNLLNSCAQAIRHCSGLIAAVPVKDTIKVVDEDGIIQNTPDRRNLWAAQTPQGFNVELLKQCHAEGVRQGWEVTDDAALFEKCGIEVQIVEGEETNLKVTTPQDLAIAEFILNSRDNS is encoded by the coding sequence GTGTATTTACTAATTCCCGCCGCCGGCGTTGGCAAAAGAATGGGATGTGACCGCAATAAGCTGCTGCTAGAAGTGCGATCGCAACCTATTATTGCTTGGACTCTTTTAGCTGCACAAGCAGCCAGTGAAATTAGTTGGATTGGCATTATTTCCCAACCCACTGACTGGCCAGATTTTAAATCTATTCTTGCTAACTTGCAGCTGACTAAACCAGTGGAATTTATCTTAGGAGGCTCCACTAGACAAGAATCGGTTTACAACGGCTTACAGGCGCTACCAACAGCCGCAGAGCAAGTTTTAATTCATGATGGTGCTAGATGTCTGGCGACACCGAATTTACTCAACTCCTGCGCTCAAGCAATTCGTCACTGTTCCGGCTTGATTGCGGCTGTCCCTGTAAAAGACACGATTAAAGTTGTGGATGAAGATGGCATAATTCAAAATACACCAGACCGACGCAATCTTTGGGCTGCACAAACCCCCCAAGGCTTTAATGTTGAATTGTTGAAACAGTGCCACGCTGAAGGTGTTCGTCAAGGTTGGGAAGTGACTGACGATGCGGCTTTATTTGAAAAGTGCGGTATCGAAGTGCAAATTGTGGAAGGTGAGGAAACAAATTTGAAAGTAACAACTCCCCAAGATTTAGCGATCGCTGAATTTATTCTTAACAGTCGAGATAATTCGTAA
- a CDS encoding glycosyltransferase family 9 protein: MRVVALVPGGIGDQILFFPTLDDLKRYYPNAQLDVVVEPRSKAAYRVSKSVNDILTFDYKDRNSLADWGNLVGTIRDREYDVVITVGQSWLVGLFLWLTGIPTRIGYQGKGRSFLTKTVPFKPSQYAAAVYHDLLAPIGITTPTPELAVNVPKPDIDWANSEQKRLGVNETGYVLIYGGSSWVSQPQALETIYPAENWQEIIQDFRQKQPDLPVVVIQGPDDEQFVRSLRDYSLDIKVTSPDNVGKLTAMIAGANLMLTTDSAPLHLSVAVQTYTIALFGSTDPVKLLPNSDKLLGIKSSTGRVADILPKAVLEKVWGG, from the coding sequence ATGCGAGTAGTAGCCCTTGTACCTGGCGGAATTGGCGATCAAATTCTGTTCTTTCCGACTCTAGACGACCTGAAGCGCTATTACCCAAACGCTCAGTTAGATGTTGTAGTGGAACCCCGGTCAAAGGCTGCCTACCGGGTGAGCAAGTCAGTAAACGATATACTGACCTTCGATTACAAAGACCGTAACAGCCTAGCCGATTGGGGAAATCTTGTAGGCACAATTCGTGATCGTGAGTATGATGTGGTGATAACTGTTGGGCAAAGCTGGCTAGTGGGTTTATTCCTCTGGTTAACAGGAATCCCCACCCGTATCGGCTACCAAGGTAAAGGCAGATCATTTCTGACCAAAACTGTACCGTTCAAACCATCCCAATACGCGGCGGCGGTTTACCACGACTTGCTGGCACCCATCGGCATCACAACCCCTACTCCAGAATTAGCGGTAAATGTGCCGAAACCAGATATTGACTGGGCAAATAGCGAACAAAAACGCCTTGGGGTCAACGAAACAGGTTACGTTTTGATTTATGGTGGCTCTAGCTGGGTGTCTCAGCCTCAAGCCCTAGAGACCATTTACCCTGCGGAAAACTGGCAGGAAATCATTCAAGACTTTCGACAAAAGCAGCCAGATTTGCCTGTTGTAGTCATACAAGGCCCAGATGATGAGCAATTTGTGCGATCGCTTCGAGATTATTCTTTAGATATCAAGGTGACCTCCCCTGATAATGTTGGTAAACTAACGGCGATGATTGCTGGAGCTAACTTAATGCTGACCACTGATAGTGCGCCACTGCACTTAAGTGTGGCAGTACAAACCTATACTATTGCTCTATTTGGTTCCACAGATCCCGTAAAGTTATTACCGAACAGCGATAAACTTTTGGGCATTAAATCTTCCACAGGTAGGGTGGCAGATATTTTACCCAAAGCTGTATTAGAAAAAGTTTGGGGAGGTTGA
- a CDS encoding CRR6 family NdhI maturation factor: MTITIALNTDTVNNLDLSPAHQVINQLLQEGNIASHEQQLSFAIEYTLEPGDPRELSEIPELRLWFVRLDAKYPWLPFLLDWKAGELGRYTAMLVPHQFSAKEGIQYNPEALEIFLMHKIFVLSDWLKEQKIPSQSRLKSMAQMLGYELEDGFFEMF, from the coding sequence ATGACAATTACGATCGCACTCAATACAGACACTGTTAATAATCTTGATTTATCACCTGCACATCAGGTAATCAACCAACTGCTGCAAGAGGGAAATATTGCTTCCCACGAACAGCAGTTAAGTTTTGCTATTGAATACACTCTAGAGCCTGGCGATCCCCGCGAATTGTCAGAAATCCCCGAATTAAGGCTGTGGTTTGTGCGTCTGGATGCCAAGTATCCCTGGTTGCCATTTTTACTAGATTGGAAAGCTGGTGAACTGGGGCGTTACACCGCTATGCTTGTACCACACCAATTCAGTGCAAAAGAAGGCATCCAGTACAATCCCGAAGCTTTAGAAATCTTTTTGATGCACAAGATTTTTGTTTTAAGTGACTGGTTAAAAGAACAAAAAATACCCTCGCAATCGCGTCTTAAGTCTATGGCGCAAATGCTGGGTTACGAATTAGAAGATGGGTTTTTTGAAATGTTTTAG
- a CDS encoding Mo-dependent nitrogenase C-terminal domain-containing protein: protein MMSSITFSFVFVVNLLLQPIRQWLESLKIKNHRLARWLCTIIPASCPFEREFKWGDRILVHIPPLCKLNPFYEQLIEIRFKALMYLADECGEDVTQFC, encoded by the coding sequence ATGATGTCTAGTATCACATTCAGTTTCGTCTTTGTTGTAAATCTCCTACTACAACCAATCCGTCAATGGCTGGAATCTCTAAAAATCAAAAATCACCGATTAGCCCGGTGGCTGTGTACAATTATTCCTGCCAGTTGTCCATTTGAAAGAGAATTTAAATGGGGCGATCGCATCCTAGTTCACATCCCGCCTCTATGTAAACTCAATCCTTTCTACGAACAGTTAATAGAAATTCGCTTTAAAGCTTTAATGTACTTAGCAGACGAATGTGGTGAAGATGTCACACAGTTCTGTTAA
- a CDS encoding response regulator: MATKRILIIDDEYDIRAVAELALKAVGGWQVSTAASGSEGVAKAAAEQPDVILLDVMMPDMDGIATFQALQANPVTQPIPVILLTAKTQTAEQRRFAELGIQAIITKPFKAMKLPAQVAAALNW; this comes from the coding sequence ATGGCTACGAAACGCATTCTCATCATTGATGATGAATATGATATCCGAGCAGTGGCTGAACTCGCTTTAAAAGCGGTGGGTGGTTGGCAAGTCTCAACTGCTGCTTCTGGTAGTGAGGGAGTGGCTAAAGCGGCGGCTGAACAACCCGACGTAATTCTTTTAGATGTGATGATGCCCGACATGGACGGAATCGCCACCTTTCAAGCCCTACAAGCCAATCCAGTGACTCAGCCGATTCCTGTCATTTTGCTGACAGCAAAGACCCAAACCGCCGAACAGAGACGATTTGCGGAACTAGGAATACAAGCTATTATTACCAAACCCTTCAAGGCGATGAAATTGCCTGCTCAAGTTGCCGCAGCTTTAAATTGGTAA